Proteins co-encoded in one Oncorhynchus tshawytscha isolate Ot180627B linkage group LG34, Otsh_v2.0, whole genome shotgun sequence genomic window:
- the LOC112231879 gene encoding zinc finger protein 2-like produces the protein MARGEGHLTGGNRSFVKPAGHNVWRDDQNIAIESADAEDAGPEGLTLVKQERTEGEDPQHSRDIQTGAAAGVAPPVATEDLATAAVTQRRITEVSGMPNAVLKSETDNETLTVTQRILHTGSDHRSDPERLGQGPLGCPAPGSEYLLYGNPSPRTVHSHLDLGNASETVNDPSCSYNTKLGPVNMPLGLETQTDLSRAEWNRYSSSIYSEGSQDKKGEAIVVDEVKVEGDAPPTWSADSLLGDGHSQGRVFLDYRGSLETNRNGATHSPLHAFRDRDPVSTSTTPSDSQGCVLFDQVLNLNDQRAKARGGGATSGNSKEKRFLCMFCNKGFSCPQKVEIHQRVHTGVKPFSCTQCHMSFAQAGDLKRHQRVHTGEKPFSCPQCEKRFSQAGDLKRHQRVHTGEKPYSCTQCHMRFALAGNLKMHLKVHTGERPFACRHCGKRFSERSYLRIHQQKNHSTL, from the exons atggcaagag gtgaaggacatctcactggaggcaacaggagctttgtgaagccagcgGGACATAACGTGTGGAGAGATGACCAAAACATAGCAATTGAG TCTGCAGATGCAGAGGATGCAGGTCCTGAAGGATTGACTCTGGTCAAGCAGGagaggactgaaggagaggaccCACAACACAGCAGAGACATTCAGACTGGAGCAGCGGCTGGAGTGGCGCCACCTGTAGCCACAGAGGACCTTGCGACTGCTGCCGTGACCCAACGCAGAatcacggaggtcagtggaaTGCCGAACGCCGtcctcaagtcagagacagacaaCGAGACTTTAACTGTAACACAAAGGATCTTACACACAGGATCTGACCAcagatcagacccagagagactggggcaggggCCACTGGGCTGTCCTGCTCCTGGCTCAGAGTATTTACTTTACGGTAACCCAAGCCCGAGGACGGTTCATTCCCATCTGGACTTGGGTAATGCCTCAGAGACTGTCAATGATCCGTCTTGTTCTTACAATACAAAGTTGGGCCCTGTCAACATGCCCTTGGgtttagagacacagactgaTCTGTCTAGAGCGGAATGGAACCGGTACAGTAGTAGTATATACTCTGAAGGGAGCCAAGATAAGAAAGGGGAGGCTATAGTGGTAGATGAGGTGAAAGTGGAGGGTGACGCTCCTCCCACATGGAGTGCAGATAGTCTCCTGGGAGACGGACACTCACAGGGCAGAGTTTTCTTAGATTACAGGGGAAGCTTAGAGACAAATCGAAATGGTGCCACCCACTCCCCTTTACACGCATTCAGGGATCGCGACCCAGTGTCCACGTCGACGACACCTTCCGATTCACAAGGCTGCGTTCTTTTCGATCAGGTATTGAACTTAAATGACCAAAGGGCCAAGGCTCGGGGAGGGGGAGCAACATCAGGCAAtagtaaagagaaacggttcctctgcatgttctgtaataaaggcttcagctgcccccagaaggtggagatccaccagagagTCCACACAGGtgtgaaacccttcagctgtacccagtgtcacatgaGCTTCGCCCAGGCTggtgacctgaagaggcaccagagggtccacacaggggagaaacccttcagctgcccccagtgtgagaagaggttctcccaggctggtgacctgaagaggcaccagagggtccacacaggggagaaaccctacagttgtacccagtgtcacatgcgcttcgCCCTGGCTGGCAacctgaagatgcacctgaaggtccacacgggaGAGAGGCCATTCGCCTGTAGGCATtgcgggaagaggttctcagagaggagctacctcaggatacaccagcagaaaaaccaTTCCACTCTGTAA